Proteins from one uncultured Cohaesibacter sp. genomic window:
- a CDS encoding Na+/H+ antiporter subunit C produces MEGVLSILVGIFFAVSIYLMMSRYTIRIMLGVAALSNAVNLLIFTSGRLMREVPPIIPEGASVPEMPTANPLPQALILTAIVISFSFLAFLLVLAYRAYQELGTDDITQMRVAEPADEDLPPVSY; encoded by the coding sequence ATGGAAGGCGTTCTTTCTATTCTCGTTGGTATCTTCTTCGCGGTGAGCATCTATCTGATGATGTCGCGTTATACCATTCGCATCATGCTGGGGGTTGCTGCACTTAGTAACGCAGTCAACTTGCTTATCTTTACCAGCGGCCGCTTGATGCGTGAGGTGCCGCCGATCATCCCTGAAGGGGCTTCGGTGCCCGAAATGCCGACGGCCAACCCGTTGCCTCAGGCTCTCATTCTGACGGCGATTGTTATTTCATTCTCATTTCTGGCCTTTCTCCTCGTGCTTGCCTATCGGGCCTATCAGGAGTTGGGAACCGACGACATAACGCAGATGCGTGTCGCGGAACCGGCAGATGAAGATCTGCCTCCTGTCAGTTACTAA